A section of the Flavobacteriales bacterium genome encodes:
- a CDS encoding efflux RND transporter periplasmic adaptor subunit, producing MRTILKYLLFIGLAVLFVWTLYFLYQKSASRPDEFKVEKLTRNNVVKKTVANGKIVPRKEILIKPVVSGIIAELYVEAGDEVKRDQPLAKIKIVPDMLSLSNAENRVRNAEIAQQNARLNYDRNKPLADKGVISAAEMQSFDVALKNADQEVAAAKEALQVVRDGISRSSAGNTIVRSTIDGMVLDVPVKEGNSVIERNNFNEGTTIAAIADMGDLIFQGKVDESEVGKVKLGMPVVLTVGAIENARWDADLEYIAPKGVEENGAIQFEIRAAVKLKDGQTLRSGYSANADIVLEQRDSVYTVPESIVEFNDKGDSAFVQVRSGEEWKKTYIRTGLSDGINLEVLEGVGPDTELKGAKVEDAEGVSVSVN from the coding sequence ATGAGAACGATCCTCAAGTACCTCCTCTTCATCGGACTGGCCGTCCTCTTCGTCTGGACGCTCTACTTCCTTTATCAGAAAAGCGCCAGCCGCCCGGACGAGTTCAAGGTGGAGAAGCTCACGCGCAACAACGTGGTGAAGAAGACCGTGGCCAACGGCAAGATCGTGCCGCGCAAGGAGATCCTGATCAAGCCCGTGGTGAGCGGCATCATCGCGGAGCTCTACGTGGAGGCCGGGGATGAGGTGAAGCGCGACCAGCCGCTGGCCAAGATCAAGATCGTCCCCGACATGCTGAGCCTGAGCAACGCCGAGAACCGCGTGCGCAACGCCGAGATCGCCCAGCAGAACGCCCGCCTCAACTACGACCGCAACAAACCCCTCGCCGACAAGGGCGTGATCAGCGCGGCCGAGATGCAGAGCTTCGACGTCGCCCTGAAGAACGCCGACCAGGAGGTGGCCGCGGCGAAGGAAGCGCTGCAGGTGGTGCGCGACGGCATCAGCCGCAGCAGCGCCGGCAACACCATCGTGCGCAGCACCATCGACGGCATGGTGCTCGACGTGCCCGTGAAGGAGGGCAACAGCGTGATCGAGCGCAACAACTTCAACGAGGGCACCACCATCGCCGCCATCGCCGACATGGGCGACCTGATCTTCCAGGGCAAGGTGGACGAGAGCGAAGTGGGCAAAGTGAAGTTGGGCATGCCCGTGGTGCTCACCGTGGGCGCCATCGAGAACGCCCGGTGGGACGCCGACCTGGAGTACATCGCCCCCAAGGGCGTGGAGGAGAACGGTGCCATCCAGTTCGAGATCCGCGCGGCCGTGAAGCTCAAGGACGGGCAGACCCTGCGCAGCGGGTACAGCGCGAACGCCGACATCGTTCTCGAGCAGCGGGACAGCGTGTACACCGTGCCGGAGAGCATCGTGGAGTTCAACGACAAGGGCGACAGCGCCTTCGTGCAGGTCAGGAGCGGAGAGGAATGGAAGAAGACCTACATCCGCACCGGCCTCAGCGACGGCATCAACCTCGAGGTCCTGGAGGGCGTGGGCCCCGACACCGAGCTGAAAGGCGCCAAGGTCGAGGACGCGGAGGGCGTGTCGGTCTCCGTGAACTGA
- a CDS encoding serine hydrolase, whose amino-acid sequence MHRAPTRRALVAAFTLGTVLASAQPDLAALDAYLADAVKRFDQPGLAVGVVKDGELVWSKGYGKLDLAKADPVTPNSIFYLASISKAFTACAVGLLVDEGKVDWNDPVVKHLPWFRTPDAYVTEHMLVKDLLCHRSGWITFDGDLLWYGTDYDQRQILERHAHEPFTHPFRDAFGYSNLMFIAAAQLIESVSGMTWDAFLTTRIIGPLGMTRTVVETADLARFTDVALPHVRKGQDPAAPQKSMPYQPLRGADGACGVNSCVADLAKWDAMWADEGKVNGKPFLSEASYRTITSSHLPMGTEGAGLGWFLEEFNGHAVITHSGGMPGFILNHAVVPDQDLAVIALGNGESYSVFAATQKLLDAWLGEGKADPVGDMLPRIAKRKERESKRVADRMAARVAKTKPSLPLSGFVGTYTDKIYGEATITEVTGALQLTFQPAKDLLTGALAHWHYDTFQWQHADPFLEPGYITFTFDADHKVSGFKVDLHSPDFHFYKLDFRRK is encoded by the coding sequence ATGCACCGAGCACCGACCCGCCGCGCCCTGGTGGCCGCCTTCACCCTGGGCACCGTACTGGCCAGCGCCCAACCCGACCTCGCCGCGTTGGACGCCTACCTCGCCGATGCCGTGAAGCGGTTCGACCAGCCCGGTCTGGCCGTGGGCGTGGTGAAGGACGGTGAGCTGGTGTGGAGCAAGGGCTACGGCAAGCTCGACCTGGCCAAGGCCGATCCGGTGACGCCCAACAGCATCTTCTACCTGGCCAGCATCAGCAAGGCCTTCACCGCCTGCGCCGTGGGCCTGCTGGTGGACGAGGGCAAGGTGGACTGGAATGACCCGGTGGTGAAGCACCTGCCCTGGTTCCGCACGCCGGACGCCTATGTGACCGAGCACATGCTGGTGAAGGACCTGCTGTGCCATCGCAGTGGATGGATCACCTTCGATGGCGACCTGCTGTGGTACGGCACCGATTACGACCAGCGCCAGATCCTGGAGCGCCATGCGCACGAGCCCTTCACGCACCCCTTCCGCGATGCGTTCGGTTACAGCAACCTGATGTTCATCGCGGCGGCGCAGCTCATCGAGTCGGTGAGCGGCATGACCTGGGACGCGTTCCTGACCACGCGGATCATCGGGCCGCTGGGCATGACGCGGACCGTGGTGGAGACGGCCGATCTCGCCCGCTTCACGGACGTGGCGCTGCCGCACGTGCGCAAGGGACAGGACCCCGCCGCCCCGCAGAAGAGCATGCCCTACCAGCCGCTTCGCGGGGCCGACGGTGCCTGTGGGGTGAACAGCTGTGTGGCGGACCTCGCGAAGTGGGACGCCATGTGGGCCGATGAGGGCAAGGTGAACGGGAAACCGTTCCTGAGCGAGGCCAGCTACCGCACCATCACCAGCAGCCACCTGCCCATGGGCACGGAAGGTGCCGGGCTGGGCTGGTTCCTGGAGGAGTTCAACGGCCATGCGGTGATCACGCACAGCGGCGGCATGCCCGGCTTCATCCTGAACCACGCGGTGGTGCCCGACCAGGACCTGGCGGTGATCGCCCTGGGCAACGGGGAGAGCTACAGCGTGTTCGCCGCCACGCAGAAGCTGCTCGACGCCTGGCTGGGCGAGGGCAAGGCGGACCCGGTGGGCGACATGCTGCCGCGGATCGCCAAACGGAAGGAGCGCGAAAGCAAGCGCGTCGCCGATCGGATGGCCGCGCGTGTGGCCAAGACCAAGCCCTCGCTCCCGCTCAGCGGCTTCGTGGGTACGTACACGGACAAGATCTACGGAGAGGCCACCATCACCGAGGTGACCGGCGCACTGCAGCTCACCTTCCAGCCGGCGAAGGACCTGTTGACCGGAGCGCTGGCGCACTGGCACTACGACACCTTCCAATGGCAGCACGCGGATCCGTTCCTGGAGCCGGGGTACATCACCTTCACCTTCGACGCGGACCACAAGGTGAGCGGCTTCAAGGTGGACCTGCACAGCCCCGACTTCCACTTTTACAAGTTGGACTTCCGCCGGAAATGA
- a CDS encoding tail fiber domain-containing protein: MNLRSTLLAFAVAVMGALSAQPFTPYGSFSYQAVVRDAFGNALPNQLVNLRLGLGPCIGAVTYWETHLVTTDDIGMVNLRVGQGAPEVGTFEGYEWFSNCPHRLEVQIDLSGGTSFTALPPSTISATPYSIISRYSRTMMDSALVVDLFNDVYVHPDYRFGVGVDNPVNKLDVEGSAVIGAAYSGTNTAPANGLLVQGNVGIGTTSPGAFLLLVNGSAAKPGGGSWSTSSDLRLKKNVAPLTGSLNTLLGLRGVTFEYKDPAAIQELPGTRIGFIAQEVEQVLPDWVEEVDGYKRLTIRGFEALTVEALRELKAENAGLRAEVEALRDQQARMLGALERAEARLEAIEHGTAPVKAER, encoded by the coding sequence ATGAACCTCCGTTCAACCTTGCTCGCCTTCGCGGTCGCCGTGATGGGCGCTCTTTCGGCGCAGCCCTTCACCCCGTACGGTTCGTTCAGCTATCAGGCCGTGGTGCGCGATGCGTTCGGCAACGCCCTCCCCAACCAGCTTGTCAATCTGCGCCTCGGTCTGGGGCCGTGCATCGGTGCGGTGACGTACTGGGAGACCCATCTGGTGACCACTGATGACATCGGGATGGTGAACCTCCGCGTGGGCCAGGGCGCTCCTGAGGTGGGTACGTTCGAGGGGTACGAGTGGTTCAGCAACTGCCCGCACCGGTTGGAGGTGCAGATCGACCTTTCGGGAGGAACGAGCTTCACCGCCCTTCCGCCCTCCACGATCAGCGCAACTCCCTATTCCATCATCTCGCGCTATTCCAGAACGATGATGGACAGCGCCTTGGTGGTCGACCTGTTCAACGACGTGTACGTGCATCCTGACTATCGCTTCGGTGTCGGGGTGGACAACCCCGTGAACAAGCTCGATGTGGAAGGATCGGCGGTGATCGGTGCGGCGTATTCGGGCACCAACACGGCACCTGCGAACGGGCTCCTCGTTCAGGGCAACGTGGGCATCGGCACCACCTCGCCGGGGGCCTTCCTTCTGCTGGTGAACGGCAGCGCGGCCAAACCGGGCGGTGGCAGCTGGTCCACCAGCTCGGACCTCCGGCTCAAGAAGAACGTGGCGCCGCTCACCGGTTCGCTCAACACCCTGTTGGGCCTGCGCGGCGTCACCTTCGAGTACAAGGACCCCGCCGCCATCCAAGAGCTGCCCGGTACCCGCATCGGCTTCATCGCCCAGGAGGTGGAGCAGGTGCTGCCGGACTGGGTGGAGGAGGTGGACGGCTACAAGCGGCTCACCATCCGCGGCTTCGAGGCGCTGACCGTGGAGGCCCTGCGCGAACTGAAGGCGGAGAACGCCGGCCTGCGCGCCGAAGTGGAGGCCCTCCGCGATCAACAGGCCCGTATGCTTGGTGCCCTGGAGCGCGCCGAGGCGCGGCTCGAGGCCATCGAGCATGGCACGGCTCCGGTGAAGGCCGAGCGCTGA
- a CDS encoding 16S rRNA (uracil(1498)-N(3))-methyltransferase produces MHRFHCTGLHAAEVALPEEEAAHALRVLRLRDGDAVELVDGAGLEADGILRLIGRQEVHVRIGDRRTHPPPPTTLHLAVAPTKQAERFEWFVEKAVEVGVERITPLATARTERGHLRMDRLRRVAVSAMKQSRRAWLPRIDDLTTLDALLQQAPQGQRFVAHAFGDPAPLMNVFAPAEDALVLVGPEGDWTEAELRMLLDAGLRTVGLGAARLRTETAALAACTWMSLARQRR; encoded by the coding sequence ATGCACCGCTTCCACTGCACCGGCCTTCACGCCGCCGAGGTCGCCCTGCCCGAGGAGGAGGCCGCGCATGCGTTGCGCGTGCTGCGCCTGCGCGACGGCGATGCCGTGGAGCTGGTGGATGGCGCCGGACTGGAGGCGGACGGGATCCTACGCCTCATCGGGCGACAAGAGGTTCACGTGCGCATCGGCGATCGACGCACACATCCTCCGCCGCCCACCACGCTCCACTTGGCCGTGGCCCCCACCAAGCAGGCTGAGCGCTTCGAGTGGTTCGTGGAGAAGGCCGTGGAGGTGGGCGTGGAGCGCATCACACCGCTGGCCACCGCGCGCACCGAACGCGGGCACCTGCGCATGGACCGGCTGCGGCGCGTGGCGGTGAGCGCCATGAAGCAGAGCCGCCGCGCGTGGCTGCCGCGCATCGACGACCTGACGACGCTGGACGCATTGCTTCAGCAGGCACCGCAGGGCCAACGCTTCGTGGCCCACGCCTTCGGCGACCCCGCCCCCCTGATGAACGTCTTCGCACCGGCGGAGGACGCGCTGGTGCTGGTAGGCCCGGAGGGTGACTGGACCGAGGCGGAGCTGCGGATGCTGCTGGACGCCGGGTTACGGACGGTGGGCTTGGGCGCCGCCCGCCTGCGCACCGAAACGGCCGCCCTGGCCGCCTGCACCTGGATGAGCCTGGCGCGTCAGCGGCGGTAA
- a CDS encoding DUF4159 domain-containing protein: MILRSVLLVLLMAVLSGARAQSTYSIALLKYNGGGDWYANPTSLPNLVRFCNANLGTRMNPDVPTVEVGSSDLFNHPLVHMTGHGNVVFSPAEAENLRNYLIGGGFLHISDNYGMDPFIRPMMKRVFPELEFVALPFAHPIYHQRYDFAAGLPKVHEHDDKPPVGLGLIWDGRLVCFYDLECDLGDGWEDPDVHGDSEAMRTKALQMGANIVQYVFAGAQ; this comes from the coding sequence ATGATCCTGCGGTCGGTCCTGCTGGTGTTGCTGATGGCGGTCCTTTCCGGGGCGAGGGCCCAGAGCACCTACTCCATCGCCTTGCTGAAGTACAACGGCGGCGGCGACTGGTACGCCAACCCCACCAGCCTGCCCAACCTGGTGCGCTTCTGCAACGCCAACCTCGGCACACGCATGAACCCCGACGTGCCCACCGTGGAGGTGGGGTCCAGCGACCTGTTCAACCATCCGCTGGTGCACATGACCGGGCACGGCAACGTGGTGTTCAGCCCCGCCGAGGCGGAGAACCTGCGCAACTACCTCATTGGCGGCGGCTTCCTGCACATCAGCGACAATTACGGCATGGACCCCTTCATCCGCCCCATGATGAAGCGCGTGTTCCCGGAGCTCGAGTTCGTGGCCCTGCCCTTCGCCCACCCCATCTATCACCAGCGCTACGACTTCGCCGCGGGCCTGCCCAAGGTGCACGAGCACGACGACAAGCCGCCGGTGGGCCTCGGCCTCATCTGGGATGGGCGGCTGGTCTGCTTCTACGACCTGGAATGCGACCTGGGCGACGGCTGGGAGGACCCCGATGTGCACGGCGACAGCGAGGCGATGCGCACGAAGGCGCTGCAGATGGGGGCCAACATCGTGCAGTACGTGTTCGCGGGAGCGCAGTAG
- a CDS encoding TerC family protein has protein sequence MEDLFTVGALVSLITLTVLEVVLGIDNVIFVSIILGRMPQGKRLTGRRIWMVGGILLRSVLLLGIGWLVHNGERTLFSVLGYPFNLRNCIMFFGGLFLLYKAVKEIHHKLEGEDVDAAARAKPASFGALMAQILLVDAVFSFDSIVTAIGLAQHVEIMIAAVVIAMIVMFFFANGISGFIEKHPSLKMLALSFLVLVGFMLFFEGLEPVHHSEIPKGYAYAAMAFSFIVELLNMRYRKRVVKLNR, from the coding sequence ATGGAGGACCTCTTCACCGTCGGCGCGCTCGTCAGCCTGATCACCCTCACCGTGCTGGAGGTGGTGCTGGGCATCGACAACGTCATCTTCGTCAGCATCATCCTAGGGCGCATGCCCCAAGGGAAGCGGCTCACTGGCCGCCGCATCTGGATGGTGGGCGGCATCCTGCTGCGGTCGGTCCTGCTGCTCGGTATCGGCTGGCTGGTGCACAACGGCGAACGGACGCTCTTCTCCGTGCTGGGCTATCCGTTCAACCTGCGCAACTGCATCATGTTCTTCGGCGGGCTCTTCCTGCTCTACAAGGCGGTGAAGGAGATCCACCACAAGCTGGAAGGGGAGGATGTGGACGCTGCGGCCAGGGCGAAGCCCGCTTCGTTCGGCGCCCTGATGGCGCAGATCCTGCTGGTGGACGCCGTGTTCTCCTTCGACAGCATCGTCACCGCCATCGGCCTGGCCCAGCATGTGGAGATCATGATCGCCGCCGTGGTGATCGCGATGATCGTGATGTTCTTCTTCGCCAACGGCATCAGCGGCTTCATCGAGAAGCATCCGTCGCTGAAGATGCTGGCGCTCTCCTTCCTGGTGTTGGTGGGCTTCATGCTCTTCTTCGAGGGCCTGGAGCCGGTGCACCACAGCGAGATCCCCAAGGGCTACGCCTACGCGGCCATGGCCTTCAGCTTCATCGTGGAACTGCTCAACATGCGGTACCGGAAGCGGGTGGTGAAGCTCAATCGATGA
- a CDS encoding energy transducer TonB, which translates to MWTLLLLAFIAVLALLLHADGWSDVLSPARNDLVFAGRHQAYGAYQLRRDHQRVMAIALLTTIAIVGLILGLPRLFAPSSLGVAAPRQTGIIVELDKFTAQATKPTAPQPQAQRRSAKAPRSQGQGFVPIAVDSSAAAPMDTSTTSSTGAGTTGSITDSTSLAGPTGGDGGSGTDGGTATTGPMGMMAVEEVPEYPGGMDALYRDLGRWVDYPEIDRTAGREGRVLVGFVVDEEGRVGEVRVISGVSRSLDAEAVRVVKRMPKWKPGRHGGKVVSVFYVLPINFKLGRN; encoded by the coding sequence ATGTGGACCCTGCTGCTCCTCGCCTTCATTGCCGTCCTTGCCCTGCTGCTCCACGCCGACGGATGGAGCGATGTGCTCTCCCCCGCCCGCAACGACCTGGTCTTCGCCGGACGGCATCAAGCCTACGGCGCCTACCAGCTGCGCCGTGACCATCAGCGCGTGATGGCCATCGCCCTGCTCACCACGATCGCCATCGTCGGACTTATCCTGGGGCTGCCGCGCCTCTTCGCTCCGTCCAGCCTTGGCGTGGCTGCCCCCCGGCAGACCGGCATCATCGTGGAACTGGACAAGTTCACGGCGCAGGCCACCAAGCCCACAGCTCCTCAGCCCCAGGCACAACGCCGCAGCGCCAAAGCCCCGCGCAGCCAGGGCCAGGGCTTCGTGCCGATCGCCGTGGACAGCAGCGCCGCCGCGCCCATGGACACCAGCACCACGTCATCCACGGGCGCGGGCACCACGGGGTCGATCACGGACAGCACCTCGCTGGCCGGCCCCACCGGCGGCGATGGGGGCAGCGGAACGGATGGCGGCACCGCCACCACCGGGCCGATGGGCATGATGGCCGTGGAGGAGGTGCCGGAGTACCCCGGCGGCATGGACGCCTTGTACCGCGACCTGGGCCGGTGGGTGGACTATCCGGAGATCGACCGCACGGCCGGGCGTGAAGGGCGTGTGCTGGTGGGCTTTGTGGTGGACGAGGAGGGCCGCGTGGGCGAGGTGCGCGTGATCAGCGGGGTGAGCCGGTCGCTCGATGCCGAGGCCGTGCGGGTGGTGAAGCGCATGCCCAAGTGGAAGCCCGGGCGGCACGGAGGCAAGGTCGTTTCCGTCTTCTATGTGCTGCCGATCAATTTCAAGCTGGGCCGGAACTGA
- a CDS encoding alpha/beta hydrolase yields MDVHLIPGLGADHRLFAKLRLPGHHLIAHDWPVMPKASTLADFASALAARVDAGRPHALVGVSMGGMVAQELAALTSPGRVVIISSWKGPHEMPAPIKALRGTHPEKLLSRAFIQRTKPFLRWQMGADTPEDVALLDALLEVHTVAQLHVQVDAVLRWNGPPRPVPGLVHLHGDRDHLMPLGPIRDAVVVKGGGHLMVHTLAPTISALVQRALAGEALSSGPA; encoded by the coding sequence ATGGACGTCCACCTCATCCCGGGCCTCGGTGCGGACCATCGGCTGTTCGCGAAGCTTCGGCTTCCGGGCCACCACCTGATCGCCCACGACTGGCCGGTGATGCCGAAGGCCAGCACCCTGGCGGATTTCGCGTCGGCGCTGGCGGCCCGGGTCGACGCGGGACGCCCACATGCCCTGGTGGGCGTGAGCATGGGGGGCATGGTGGCCCAGGAGCTGGCGGCGTTGACGAGCCCTGGTCGCGTGGTGATCATCTCCAGCTGGAAAGGGCCGCACGAGATGCCCGCGCCGATCAAGGCGCTGCGCGGCACGCATCCCGAGAAGCTGCTCTCCCGGGCCTTCATTCAGCGCACGAAACCCTTCCTGCGCTGGCAGATGGGCGCCGATACGCCGGAGGATGTCGCGCTGCTGGATGCGTTGCTGGAGGTGCACACCGTGGCGCAGTTGCACGTGCAGGTGGACGCGGTGCTCCGGTGGAACGGTCCTCCGCGGCCGGTGCCGGGCCTGGTGCATCTGCACGGCGACCGGGACCACCTGATGCCGTTGGGGCCCATCCGCGATGCGGTGGTGGTGAAGGGCGGCGGGCACCTGATGGTGCACACCCTGGCGCCCACGATCTCGGCCCTGGTGCAACGCGCGCTGGCCGGTGAGGCGCTCAGTTCCGGCCCAGCTTGA
- the hutH gene encoding histidine ammonia-lyase: protein MHAIGTLGLKLDELDVIVSERRPIALTRDAVAAVKRSHAYLLDRLKKSDAPIYGVNTGFGSLYDRSIAKKDLVQLQRNLVMSHACGSGEPVPAEIVRAMLVLKVQNMAFGHSAVALATVQRLVDMHNADVLPVVYERGSLGASGDLAPLAHLSLPLLGLGEVLWKGKRMPASKALKALGWKPLELGPKEGLALLNGTQFMNSYAALLSLRMARLADLADLIAAVSLDAFDGRVEPFHASVHAVRPHPGQAVVAARMRRLLEGSQLILRRKAHVQDPYSFRCIPQVHGASRDALAYVERVVERELEAVTDNPTVFDDDDLVISAGNFHGQPLALALDFLAIAAAELGSISERRLYKLISGQRGLPAFLVARPGLNSGFMIAQYTAASLVSANKQRCMPNSVDTIDSSNGQEDHVSMGAAAAVKTWAVVQDVERILAIELFAAAQALEFRRPARSSEVVESFVADFRGQVPFLKVDGVMHDHMEAALAFVRTCDLG from the coding sequence ATGCACGCCATCGGCACCCTCGGCCTCAAGCTCGACGAGCTCGACGTGATCGTATCCGAGCGCCGGCCCATCGCGCTCACCAGGGACGCGGTGGCGGCGGTGAAGCGCAGCCACGCCTACCTCCTGGACCGTCTGAAGAAGAGCGACGCACCGATCTATGGCGTCAACACCGGATTCGGCTCGCTGTACGACAGGTCCATTGCGAAGAAGGACCTGGTGCAGCTCCAGAGGAACCTGGTGATGAGCCACGCCTGCGGCAGCGGCGAGCCCGTGCCCGCCGAGATCGTGCGGGCCATGCTGGTGCTCAAGGTGCAGAACATGGCCTTCGGCCACAGCGCCGTGGCGCTCGCCACCGTGCAGCGGCTGGTCGACATGCACAACGCCGACGTGTTGCCGGTGGTGTATGAACGCGGCTCGCTCGGCGCCTCGGGCGACCTGGCCCCGCTGGCGCACCTCAGCCTGCCGCTGCTCGGCCTCGGCGAGGTGCTGTGGAAGGGCAAGCGCATGCCCGCTTCCAAGGCCTTGAAGGCGCTCGGGTGGAAGCCGCTGGAGCTGGGTCCCAAGGAAGGCCTCGCCCTGCTGAACGGCACGCAGTTCATGAACAGCTATGCCGCGCTGCTGTCCCTGCGCATGGCGCGGCTGGCCGACCTCGCCGACCTGATCGCCGCCGTGAGCCTCGACGCCTTCGACGGCCGCGTCGAGCCCTTCCACGCCTCGGTGCACGCCGTGCGCCCCCATCCCGGGCAGGCCGTGGTGGCCGCCCGCATGCGCCGTCTGCTGGAAGGCAGCCAGCTGATCCTGCGCCGCAAGGCCCATGTGCAGGACCCGTACTCCTTCCGCTGCATCCCGCAGGTGCACGGCGCCAGCCGTGATGCCCTCGCCTACGTGGAGCGCGTGGTGGAGCGCGAGCTCGAGGCCGTCACCGACAATCCCACGGTGTTCGATGACGATGACCTGGTGATCAGCGCGGGCAACTTCCACGGCCAGCCGCTGGCCCTCGCGCTCGACTTCCTGGCCATCGCCGCAGCGGAGCTGGGCAGCATCAGTGAGCGGCGGCTGTACAAGCTCATCAGCGGCCAGCGCGGGTTGCCGGCCTTTTTGGTGGCCCGGCCGGGCCTTAACAGCGGCTTCATGATCGCGCAGTACACCGCCGCCTCGCTGGTGAGCGCCAACAAGCAGCGGTGCATGCCCAACAGCGTGGACACCATCGACAGCAGCAACGGGCAGGAGGACCATGTGAGCATGGGCGCCGCCGCGGCCGTGAAGACGTGGGCCGTGGTGCAGGACGTGGAACGCATCCTCGCCATCGAGCTGTTCGCCGCCGCGCAGGCGCTGGAGTTCCGCCGGCCGGCCCGCAGTTCCGAGGTGGTGGAGTCCTTCGTGGCCGACTTCCGCGGGCAGGTGCCCTTCCTGAAGGTGGACGGCGTGATGCACGACCACATGGAGGCTGCGCTGGCCTTTGTTCGGACGTGTGACCTGGGGTGA
- a CDS encoding histidine--tRNA ligase encodes MATKPSIPKGTRDFGPQEMLRRKYIFSTIERVFQKYGFLPLETPAMEHLETLTGKYGEEGDRLIFKVLKRGAELERALADPSKGFADEALRYDLTVPFARYVVQHQNELSFPFKRYQIQPVWRADRPQKGRYREFYQCDADMIGSTSLLNEVELVMLLDEAFTALGLQVTIKLNNRKVLSGLAEVSGQPDYVVDMVTAIDKLDKIGREKVEQEMREHGIKDDAIARIAPLFELKGTWKEQRPQLEQWLSASAVAQEGLKELSFVFDTVGALKSAAFEFDPTLARGLDYYTGAIFEVKANEGTLQSSISGGGRYDDLTGVFGLKGMSGVGISFGADRIYDVLLETNKFPAELGGSTRLLFANFGEAEGLHCLKLLRAVRDAGIAAELYPDKAKMAKQFKYADDKGIPYVAILGENELKQGLITVKDMKSGEQKAVNQNDLVHAIQHA; translated from the coding sequence ATGGCCACCAAGCCGTCCATCCCCAAGGGCACCCGCGACTTCGGTCCGCAGGAGATGCTGCGCCGCAAATACATCTTCAGCACCATCGAACGGGTCTTCCAGAAGTACGGCTTCCTGCCGCTGGAGACGCCGGCGATGGAGCATCTGGAGACGTTGACCGGCAAGTACGGCGAGGAAGGGGATCGGTTGATCTTCAAGGTGCTGAAGCGCGGCGCCGAGCTGGAGCGCGCGCTGGCGGATCCGAGCAAGGGCTTCGCGGATGAAGCGCTCCGCTACGACCTCACCGTGCCCTTCGCGCGCTACGTGGTGCAACACCAGAACGAGCTCAGCTTCCCCTTCAAGCGCTACCAGATCCAACCCGTGTGGCGGGCGGACCGCCCGCAGAAGGGCCGCTACCGCGAGTTCTACCAGTGTGATGCGGACATGATCGGCAGCACCAGTTTGCTGAACGAGGTGGAACTGGTGATGCTGCTGGACGAGGCGTTCACCGCGCTCGGCCTGCAGGTGACGATCAAGCTGAACAACCGCAAGGTGCTCAGCGGCCTCGCCGAGGTGAGCGGCCAGCCGGACTACGTGGTGGACATGGTGACCGCCATCGACAAGCTCGACAAGATCGGGCGCGAGAAGGTGGAGCAGGAAATGCGAGAGCACGGGATCAAGGACGATGCGATCGCACGCATTGCGCCGCTGTTCGAGCTGAAGGGCACCTGGAAGGAGCAACGTCCGCAGCTGGAGCAATGGCTGTCCGCAAGCGCGGTCGCACAGGAGGGCTTGAAGGAGCTCTCGTTCGTGTTCGACACCGTGGGTGCCTTAAAGAGCGCGGCGTTCGAGTTCGATCCCACGCTGGCCCGCGGCCTCGACTACTACACCGGCGCCATCTTCGAGGTGAAGGCCAACGAAGGCACGCTCCAGAGCAGCATCTCCGGCGGCGGCCGCTACGACGACCTCACCGGCGTGTTCGGCCTGAAGGGCATGAGCGGCGTCGGCATCAGCTTCGGCGCCGACCGCATCTACGACGTGCTGCTCGAAACGAACAAGTTCCCCGCGGAGCTCGGGGGCAGCACGAGATTGCTCTTCGCCAACTTCGGCGAGGCCGAGGGCCTGCACTGCCTGAAGCTGCTGCGCGCGGTGCGCGATGCGGGCATCGCCGCCGAGCTCTACCCGGACAAGGCCAAGATGGCGAAGCAGTTCAAGTACGCCGACGACAAGGGCATCCCGTATGTGGCCATCCTCGGCGAGAACGAGTTGAAGCAGGGCCTCATCACCGTGAAGGACATGAAGAGCGGCGAGCAGAAGGCCGTGAACCAGAACGACCTCGTCCATGCCATCCAACACGCGTAA